GGTTCTCGGTGCTGCCGCCTGCCACGTACTCGCTGCAGGCGGTCCTCGACGGCTTCCAGACCTACAAGCGCGACGTCAGGGTCGAGCTCGGCCGGACCGTCAAGAACGACTTCGTGATGACCATCGGCGCGGTCACCGACGTGATCGAGGTGACGGGCGAGGCGCCGCTGGTCGACGTGACCTCCACGGTCACCGGCCTGACCGTGTCCGCCGCCCAGCTCGACAAGCAGATCCCGCTGGTCCACGACACCCAGCGGATCGCGCTGCTCGCGCCGTCGACGGTGATGGGCGACACCGCCTTCAACGGCGCCAGCGACGGCACCTACGACCAGCAGCTGGTGTCGATCGGCGGCTCCTCGGTGGGCGAGAACTCCTACCAGATCAACGGCCTCAACATCACCAACTTCCGCACCGGCGTGGGCTCGTCCTGGGTGCCGTTCGAGTTCGTGGACGAGGTCCAGGTCAAGACCGGCGGCTACGAGGCCGAGTTCGGGCGCTCGACCGGCGGCGTGGTCAACATGGTGACCAAGAGCGGGACCAACACCTTCCACGGCGCGCTGAGCGCGTTCTTCGAGCCCGAGAGCCTGCAGGAGCAGGAGGAGAACACACCGTACGCCTGGAACGAGCAGGAGGAGACCGAGTACCTCGAGGGCAACGCCTCGATCGGCGGCCCGATCGCCAAGGACAAGCTGTTCTTCTTCGCCTTCGTGCAGTACCGCGACACCGACTACCTCGTGACCTCGGCCGCGACCGCAACCCACGAGCAGGGAGGCGAGCCCTACTACGGCGGCAAGCTCGACTGGAACATCACCCCCAACCACCGCCTCGAGGCGACCTACCTGACGGACGCGACCACCATCGAGCAGGACCTCTACGGGATCAGCGACGGCGTGGTCGACTTCAGCGACTACCGGTCGTCGGGCGAGCGCAGCCGCGGCGGCGAGAACTACATCGGCAAGTACACCGGCATCCTGTCCTCGAACTTTCTGCTGTCGGCGCAGTACGGCTTCAACGCCTTCGACCGCACCGACAGCGCGACCGGCGACATCTACCCCTACGCCTTCAACGCCACCTCCGGGACCGTGACCCGGATGGGCAACTGGACCAACTACCAGCGCGGCCATGCGGAGGACGAGCGCCAGGCCTCCCGGATCGACGCCGACCTCTTCCTCGGCAACCACAGCCTGCGCGCCGGCATCGACTACGAGAACAACTGGTCGGACAACTCGGCCGACTACTCGGGCGGCTACCGGATTACCTACTACTACAACAACGGGCGCTTCGCCGACCTGCCCGACGACCAGCTCATCGCCGACTACCGGATCTACCAGGCCGGCGGCGACTTCGACGTTTCCTCCAACGCGGCCTACGTGCAGGACAGCTGGGCCGTGACCCCGAGCCTGACCCTGAACCTGGGCGTGCGCTGGGAGCAGTACGAGAACAAGAACATCGACGACGAGACCTTCATC
The nucleotide sequence above comes from Thermoanaerobaculales bacterium. Encoded proteins:
- a CDS encoding TonB-dependent receptor → FSVLPPATYSLQAVLDGFQTYKRDVRVELGRTVKNDFVMTIGAVTDVIEVTGEAPLVDVTSTVTGLTVSAAQLDKQIPLVHDTQRIALLAPSTVMGDTAFNGASDGTYDQQLVSIGGSSVGENSYQINGLNITNFRTGVGSSWVPFEFVDEVQVKTGGYEAEFGRSTGGVVNMVTKSGTNTFHGALSAFFEPESLQEQEENTPYAWNEQEETEYLEGNASIGGPIAKDKLFFFAFVQYRDTDYLVTSAATATHEQGGEPYYGGKLDWNITPNHRLEATYLTDATTIEQDLYGISDGVVDFSDYRSSGERSRGGENYIGKYTGILSSNFLLSAQYGFNAFDRTDSATGDIYPYAFNATSGTVTRMGNWTNYQRGHAEDERQASRIDADLFLGNHSLRAGIDYENNWSDNSADYSGGYRITYYYNNGRFADLPDDQLIADYRIYQAGGDFDVSSNAAYVQDSWAVTPSLTLNLGVRWEQYENKNIDDETFIKINDQYAPRIGAIWDPAGNGKSKLFASYGLYHLPIASNTNIRMAGTELYTRTWLTVEGFNPDGTYIGLGTVPLQPMDVYSDGSVPDVREVTAEDLSPMAQQELILGYEQTAGTNWSLGARFVAREFADVIEDIGGDWAMYYLEGIDIQRWWGLLANPGSDISAWVDGDGDGDLEHYSWTAEELGYPEAQRKYYAVELTAKKRFANNWTADFMYTWSQSYGNYEGYVDSTIGQSDGGITELFDYPGLADNSYGPLPNDRRHNFKAFGVYSFDFGMQLGGSLWYQTGRPINCQGVHPTDAWAASYSVASFYCQGQPMPRGSIGTTDDAYALDLMAKYDFDLGSTDLYVRLDVFNLTDANAVTEVDEAGDLDTGGVNDSYLSATRFQPPRSVRFGIGVTF